A DNA window from Daucus carota subsp. sativus chromosome 3, DH1 v3.0, whole genome shotgun sequence contains the following coding sequences:
- the LOC135151649 gene encoding uncharacterized protein LOC135151649 → MDAHDHLAVVDGSKMTWNVRVRVTRIWPSTIPNGVIVRWNLLLLDSENTHVHASTTPEIWIQFQNLINEGVVCMVRNFSVIPANGIFRPVLHPRQIAFTEATRINVIPEEEFTIQMHRFEIIPLEDLQEHVVEGNPNWLNEFSIDVMGMVEDLEPIQESQTNHGPVEIIKFTIYDGSVRHKVHISGPFNPDALSLYDDQFANPKIVIMASTRISEFRGTIKITNLSSTKIYVNLECPEVTTFRHWLINDGFMEFWPII, encoded by the exons ATGGATGCACACGATCATCTCGCGGTTGTGGATGGAAGCAAGATGACATGGAACGTAAGGGTCCGTGTTACAAGAATATGGCCTTCGACAATACCAAATGGTGTCATAGTCAGATGGAACTTGCTCCTGTTAGATTCAGAG AACACTCACGTGCATGCATCCACTACCCCTGAAATATGGATTCAATTCCAGAATTTAATCAATGAAGGAGTTGTGTGCATGGTTAGGAATTTCAGTGTCATACCTGCCAATGGCATTTTCCGACCTGTGCTTCACCCACGCCAAATAGCATTTACAGAGGCGACCCGAATCAATGTTATTCCGGAAGAGGAATTTACAATTCAAATGCACAGGTTTGAAATTATTCCACTGGAAGACTTGCAGGAACATGTTGTTGAAGGAAATCCAAATTGGCTAAATGAATTCTCCATAG ATGTAATGGGAATGGTGGAAGATCTTGAACCAATCCAGGAATCCCAGACAAACCATGGTCCAGtagaaattataaaattcacAATATATGATGGAAG TGTTAGACACAAAGTGCATATATCGGGACCCTTCAACCCTGACGCGTTATCGTTGTATGACGATCAATTTGCAAATCCCAAGATTGTCATAATGGCAAGCACAAGAATTTCTGAGTTTAGAG GGACTATTAAGATAACTAATCTTTCGTCCACCAAGATTTATGTGAACCTTGAATGCCCGGAAGTGACAACGTTCAGACACTG GTTGATCAATGATGGCTTCATGGAGTTTTGGCCTATCATTTGA